The Planococcus liqunii genome includes a region encoding these proteins:
- a CDS encoding TlpA family protein disulfide reductase codes for MKPFSKMFLVTALICLLAACSSNPENAATSAQPVNKGEPAPAFDLVDLEGNPHELSQYVGKKVYVKFWASWCSICLAGMEELNTLAGEDPDFEVLTIVSPSSNAEKDSASFAKWFSGLDNASNITVLLDEGGAVFDEYGVLAYPTSTYIGSDGVMVKSAPGHFSNDQIYETFESIQ; via the coding sequence ATGAAACCATTCTCTAAAATGTTCCTGGTCACCGCATTAATTTGTTTATTGGCTGCTTGTTCCAGCAATCCTGAAAACGCTGCCACTTCTGCACAACCGGTGAATAAAGGCGAACCGGCGCCTGCTTTTGACCTGGTCGATTTGGAAGGCAATCCGCACGAATTGTCTCAGTATGTCGGCAAAAAAGTATACGTGAAATTCTGGGCATCCTGGTGCTCTATCTGCCTCGCCGGCATGGAAGAATTGAATACGCTGGCTGGTGAAGATCCCGACTTTGAAGTGCTGACCATCGTGTCGCCAAGTTCAAATGCCGAAAAAGACAGTGCGTCTTTCGCCAAATGGTTCAGTGGACTGGACAACGCATCGAACATTACCGTCCTATTGGATGAAGGCGGTGCTGTCTTCGATGAATATGGAGTCCTTGCCTATCCAACTTCCACTTACATCGGTTCTGACGGCGTCATGGTAAAAAGCGCTCCCGGCCATTTCAGCAACGACCAAATTTATGAGACCTTTGAAAGCATCCAATAA